Within Thermodesulfovibrionales bacterium, the genomic segment CCGGCAGCGGTCAGTGTAAACTTCTTTCTGCTTATACGGTTTATCAGAGGGCATTGGAACTCGTCCTCAAGTTTCCTGACTTGCTGGCTCAACGCCGATTGGGTTCTATATGAGACCTTAGCAGCTTTTGTAAAGCTCCCCTGCCTCACCAATTGGTAGAAACCGATAATCTGTTGCCATTCCATGATTAGCCTTGCTAATTATATTAAGTATGACAATTATTAATGGTCTCATAATAGTCTGCACATTCTTGGCCGTCATTCCCGCGAAGGCGGGAATCCACTTTGAACAGAATGGATGCCCGACTAAGGATCTCGGGCATGACCAATAATAGGGAGCACATCTGTAAATATTATTT encodes:
- a CDS encoding LysR family transcriptional regulator; this translates as MEWQQIIGFYQLVRQGSFTKAAKVSYRTQSALSQQVRKLEDEFQCPLINRISRKKFTLTAAGEKLYQFVASAISDFEKLSDDISAIRGVPIGKLSIAAPFTTLYHLSPNSSKPI